A segment of the Cinclus cinclus chromosome 3, bCinCin1.1, whole genome shotgun sequence genome:
TCATGGCACTTCCTGTGTGGGAGTAATCCACTCCTAGAAGCCCTGCACCAAAATTTGGATGCTGCCTCCAGTGTTGAATACGTCCACGGGGGACTGCTTTAACCCAGTTCTCTCAAAAGAGCTGTTGCTGGTATGTACCTCCCCAAAACAGCATCTCCTGCACCACCAACGATGGGGTGAGGTGCTTTCCTTAGCAAGTAAAggcatcctcatcctcctggaGTTCACATCCAGTATTGGGATACCAGCTCTAAAACTGGGTGTCCAGGCATCTCTTTTCAGAGAAACCTTTCCCAGATAGAAAGCCCTTAGTGGTTTATATCTCCCTAGGGAACCCCGTCATGTTATCAGGTGGCCAGCACCTGAGAAGGATGAATCAATGACTGCTTTATTTAAATTGACAATAATGATGTTTAGATGAAAaccaaaaagataaaaatgcaaaatggcaAAACATCAATCTGATCAGAATTATTTACTACACAATACAGCTGCTAATACAGTGCTCTATTTATCACACCAATAATACAGCTAGCTTAATAACTGTCAAACAGAGATTGATGTTACTCACCCCTGTCACTGACCATGGGCAAGTCTGTCATTCAGCCTCCAGAGGTGTCCCTGAGGGGTGTTCCCACCCAGGGGAAGGATCTTCGTGCATCTAAAGTAGAGGTGCTGGGAAAACTGGGACTGATCTTTAGTAGTACAAAGAGCTTGATTGTCCTGCAGCTTTTAGATTCTATGTTGTCCTCAGCAGGACACGTTTGAATCAGATGTTACCAGCTCTTTGGTTTCTGCTCACAACTTTGGTCTCTCGCTTCCCTACCAGGCTCTTCCACACCCCTATTGATGCTCCATCTCAGTTGGGAGGAGTACCCTCATGAGGGGCCTAATTTAAGAGAGTTTGGTCAAGCTGGTCTCAGCACTCTTCACCACTGAACCCAGTGTTCTACTAATCCTCCTGTTTTTTAAGCCATCACCAAAAATTTGtaaataggacaaagaaaggaTTCTTTAAAACTATCCCAGCCCTTCCAGATGGAACAGCACCAGTGCCCCTGGTACACATAATGCAGTTGTTTGTTCCTCACGCCAGTCCTGTGGTCCCAGGAAAGGGAGAGTTTCATCTTCAGCCCTTACAGAGACAGTGAGAGCCCTCTGGAACTGTGTCTGTGTATCCAGCTCGAGTATCTGCATTcccactgcttccagctctcCCTCTTTGCTGACTGGTTTCTATGTCTGCCTCATATCTTAAGTTTTCATCCAGTAGGTGTAGCTGTGTCACCTTAGGGCAAATGGAGTCTCACTAGAGAAGCGGGAAATCGGGTGGATGCAGTAAAAACACTCTCCCACCTTTGAGGAAGTCATGAAGGTCAGCACAGAACTTGCATTTAAGTGAggctttttggggggggggggggggggggaagagaaaagaaaggtggCATTATCTCCTTTGATGTTTTCGCTTCAACTGAGTGGAAATAATAGAGCTCAACGTCTGGGTGAGAGgcacccatcccatcccttccctgccaCACCAGCACTGTGGTTCTGTGCTTGCTCTGCCATGTAACCCTGCCCCTCACTTCAGCTTATTAAAAGCGTTTGCccagtttttcttctctccaagCCTTCTCCACTCATCTGCCTCACTGCTTTCTCCAAGGGACAGTTTTAACACCCTTTCTCGAAGCAAGTCCTTTCTTTGCACTTTTTGACTTCAGCTTCTGGAGTTCTGTGTTTTTTGCTGCATGCCCAAGTGTCTTTAAAAGGAGTAAATATTCCATATGAAGGGGAATTACTTGCTCCCATGTACTacacacaaaaaaggaaaaatttaagAAGTGAAACTGCTTGGGAAGTCCCATATTTTAGGTCATTTGTGTTACCTTGGCGTTTCCAATCTCCTCCTGCAACGATGGAGGTGTTCCATCCTGCAGTTTGAGCGCCCTCACCCCTGGATATCTGGGACGTTTCGAGGCCCCAGCGTTTGTCCCATGTCACATCCTGGCCTGCCTGCCTTGGCCACCAGCCACTCTCAGCATCCTCTGCTGTGACCGCCCCAGGTGTGCGGGGCCCTGCTGGCACACGGCGCAGATAAAAGGGGACGAGAGGCTGTCCAGGTGGAGGGGCACGGGTGTGTCCTCTGCTGGTCTCAGCTGTCACCCCGGtgccacccagccctgcccagggaccTGCCTGGCACGCTGAGCCCGTTCGGGGGACAgccgggctctgctcccaacaccctggggctgcccctgcacGTCCCGAACAGTTCCCATGTGACTCCAGGTCACAGGGTTCGGCCACACCTGTGCCGCTCACAGCTGTCTACATCTGACAGCAGGaagcagggaggaaagaaaccaggggaggaaaagaggaagagggagaggtAAGAGGCTGCATTCAGCAGTGAGGAGCAGAGTGGCTGATAATCACCGTGCCAGAGGCTTCCAATGTCTTCCTCAACTTCCACCAGCACTTTGCCCAGTGGCCTGGCGGTCCTGACCACCTTCCCAGATGTGCTCTTCATCCCTGAAATCGTAAGTGATGACTTTTCCCTGGGGGAGGGCcgtggctgctggctgggcacTCGGCACGGGTGTCCGAGGGGTGACACTTGTCCCCAGATACGTGGCTCGGGACCCACGCCACCTCCCTGAGCCACGAGGGGCTGGGGGCATCTCATCCTCGGAGAAAACCACAGGGCGTGAGGCTCCGAAGCTCTCCTTTAGTGTCCCAGTGGGATTTTTCTGGTGCCTTTGAAAAACGTCGTCCTTTCCTGCCTAAAAACCCGACAGGGGATGCTGTGGATTTCCAGCAGGTTGCCAAATCGAGCCGGATAATTAACAGGAAGGTGATTTTAGGGGATGGCACAGGCAGAGGATGAGCTGCTCGCTTGCAGCAGCGGATTAGGGCGAGCTGAGGGAATTGTTTTCAGCAGCAAAGAGCCCggccagcccaggctgtgctgctccatcacaGCATTCCCGAGCCGCAGGTGCGGAGTTAGTTGCTGGACCTGGGCGTGTGGGTGAGCAAAAGGTGAGCAAACACCTTGTAACTTCTTTCCACATTGTGACTTCATGGAGCAGAGGGAGATCGTAATCTTAATGGATTTGGCCCATACGGTTAAAAGCATTTGCTCTGAGCGTAGGTCATAAAATGCAAAATCTCAACTTGAACTTTTCCCCAGCGtcctctgccctgctcttgaAACGTGCTCTTTCACAAGATTTTTTTCCGAATTCTGGGCGCTTTGTTCCAGCACTGAAAGCTCTGGCTGTGTATTGTAGGATGGCATTCAGATTATTTTACGCtaaaaacttcagttttgtCGTCTGGCACCAAATCCCTTCCCATCACCCAGCTTGGTCTCCACACTCCCGGGGGGTTTACAGCATTCCCTTCTTTCTCCTGGTGATAACAGTGTGGTGAAGAGGATGTAGAGAAAGGCTTTGCCTCAGCTGCTCAGTCGTGCTCTGCAGACCTGGTCTCTGCCTGAGAGGAAGGTGCAGGTTTCCTGCAGCTACATGGAGGAGGATGTTCAGTCCCTGTGGAGTTTTTGGCTGGGCAGACACTTGCCAGCCACCCCTGCCAGTGAGCTGTGTTAGCCTCAGCGAGCTCGTTTCCCCTTGAACTGTTCATTTGCAATCCCTGTCTCCAGGGGATTTGCCAGGGCAGCTTGCTGAAAGGAGCACCCTGTCCTTTGGTTTGGGAAAGATCTGGAAATGTGCATCCTGAAGGCCCAGGAACCACCCGGGAAGGAGGAATGCTGCATGGCTGGAtttctccatctccaggaagatTCTGGGCGGGGTAGCCGTGTGACCTCTGCTGTGTACAAAGgaggtggctttttttttgaaTCACAGCATTCAGAGGGATAAAGAGTTTCTCATTCCTTAGTGGAATCTCAGGTTGCCTGCCATGGGCCAAGAtggcaacaaaacaaaacaaaattggCATTTTGAATGCTAAGACGGTTGTGAAATTTTCAGAAGATCCTACCTGCAGCTCAGATGATTGCCACATTTGCATGGGCTGATTCAGAGCTACCATTTTTAATCTGCGAGGCTCAGTTTAATTCTTGTAATCTATTTAATCTGAAGAACTTTCTGCACATATGGATACCCAGACCTATGTGGAAAAGCTGAACCAAGCTGAAAGCAGATATGTTTGCTTTGTAAAAGCTATTTaaaggataatttttttcttagactGCTGTCCACATCCTTCTGTGAGTTACTGAAAGCCTctcaatccttccttccttttttatgAGTCTTCACTTTAAAACCAAAGTCAATAATCAAACTATGtcaaacagatattttttttttttttgacagaaacaGAAGCCTGCAGGAAGGAGGCTTGAGTGGTAGGAAATGAGCTGTGGTACTTCTTTCCCCAAACTCTTACCGTAATTTGTGCTTGATTTTAATGGAGCAGCCGTAACGCATTTCCCCAGGATTTTTAGCTGCAACACATTAATTTTGTCAGCACATGAGTGATTAAAAGGGCTGGATTAGTGTTCAAGTGTCAGCCTTTGGTTGTTACAAGAGGGAccagaacagcagcattttggaAGACCCATTTTCTCTCAGGTCTTTGCCACATCTCAACCACATCATTGATGTAATGTGTCAGTTTGCATAATGGCACCAACAAGCTTTCCTACAACTGTGAGGTGGCACAAATGATGTAACATTTTCTGAGTTATCATAAATCAGAAGCTTTCTTTTCACTTGCAAAATGCctggaaggaaatggaaatgagTAGGATCTGGCACTTGGATGCTGAATGGGATACACTGGCCATACATGAATCAGAATGACCTTAGAGTTAGCAAGGCTCTCCTACCTCTGGACATTTGCCTGAATCCCATACTGGCCAGTGGTGAGGGATAGCTCCCCAAAACAGCACTGGTCCACACCAGTGTGGGTTCAGCTGTGGAGCTCCTTACCATAGGATGCTGCACAGACTAAACTTTGCACAGGTCCAAGAAGCAACTGGGCAGATGTGTGGCACAGAAAAGCCACTGAGAGCATTTCAGTGCAAAGGCACCACTTGCACTCCAGACATTCCACAACACTGAACATCATGCTCCCATCCTCTTGTGCAGGAGTCTGCTGGTGAAGGGATGGAGCCTAGACATATCTGTCCCTGTGTACCACCAGAAAACCCATGGCAAACTCCCAAGGCTGGCTGACAAGGTCCCACCTGATCCCACACCAGCAGTGGGACCAGGCACTGGTCAAACCTGTCCTCAGCCTGTTCTCACCCTTCAGAATGATATTGGTGGCCTTTGTGAGGGCAGGTGTCTGTGCTGTTTGTGCAGGTGGGCTGGGTTTGacactgctcctggcagggatcTGACATGCTGGGTGTGAAGTAAACACACCTCTCCTAAATCAGCCTCCCTGTTCATTAAAGCTAGTCCTTAGAAGGGTCTGAACCAGCCTCCTCTGAGCACACTGGTGTAGGAAGGGTGTGAGTGGCAGTGGCACCAGGAGGCAGGGCAACAgtgaggaatttttttgggtCAGAATCAGTGGCAGATGCTCCCAGCTAAATGCCCAGTTTCAAGTGGAGGCTGCAAAGAGATCATGGGCTGATGCCTTGTGCTGTGCCAGAGGCGTGCACGGCTTTTGGCTCTGCTCCGGACAAGTCATTTTGTCCCACACTCACCCTGCACCCCTCTCTGATCTTGCAGATCTTTGGGGGCCTTGTGTGGATCTTGGTGGCATCCTCGAGGATCCCAGACTCcatgctgcagggctgggtgatGTTTGTCTCCGTGTTCTGCTTCATCATGTCCATCTCCCTCCTGTGCCTCTACTTATGCGGGGCtcacggcggcggcggctgctgGGTGACCTTGGTACGTGCCTGTGACAAACCCCaggcctggctggggctggctATGTCCAAactgcaggctggggatggtTGTATGGGCAGTGTGACTCCCTCGGAGGTGACTGTGTGATCCTTGTTCCTTAGGATGTCATCTGCCAGGAGACAGCAGCGCTGTTCTACCTCAGTGCTGCGGTGCTGGAAGCCTACCTGACCTATATACTTGGTTTCTTGCCGGGACAGGCGTACAGGGAGAACGTTGCTGCCGTGGTGAGTGCCTGGCAGGAGGGCAAGGAATGGCAGCAGGTGCCTATGGAGTGACCTCAAGTGAAAATCCTTATTTGCACCAACAATCTGGGGAGCGGGGGGAAGAGAAACCAGTCGCTGTCTCACCATGCATGTGCCCCCAAACGTGTGGCACGTCACGAGGCGTGTGCTCAGTGCTGGAGTGGCACTGTGCAATAGAAAATTGACTGGCTGCTGTTTTTCCATCACAGGTATTTGCATTCCTGGCCACCCTGGTTTACGTGATCCACAAGGTGTTCTCACTCCTGCGATGGAAATCATCCTGAGAGCCTGAAAAACCCTGGGAACAATGACTGCCGTCTCCAGGCTGGG
Coding sequences within it:
- the MAL gene encoding myelin and lymphocyte protein isoform X1, with translation MPSFKWRLQRDHGLMPCAVPEACTAFGSAPDKSFCPTLTLHPSLILQIFGGLVWILVASSRIPDSMLQGWVMFVSVFCFIMSISLLCLYLCGAHGGGGCWVTLDVICQETAALFYLSAAVLEAYLTYILGFLPGQAYRENVAAVVFAFLATLVYVIHKVFSLLRWKSS
- the MAL gene encoding myelin and lymphocyte protein isoform X2 produces the protein MSSSTSTSTLPSGLAVLTTFPDVLFIPEIIFGGLVWILVASSRIPDSMLQGWVMFVSVFCFIMSISLLCLYLCGAHGGGGCWVTLDVICQETAALFYLSAAVLEAYLTYILGFLPGQAYRENVAAVVFAFLATLVYVIHKVFSLLRWKSS
- the MAL gene encoding myelin and lymphocyte protein isoform X4; the protein is MSSSTSTSTLPSGLAVLTTFPDVLFIPEIVFAFLATLVYVIHKVFSLLRWKSS
- the MAL gene encoding myelin and lymphocyte protein isoform X3, with protein sequence MSSSTSTSTLPSGLAVLTTFPDVLFIPEIIFGGLVWILVASSRIPDSMLQGWVMFVSVFCFIMSISLLCLYLCGAHGGGGCWVTLVFAFLATLVYVIHKVFSLLRWKSS